One window of the Rhizorhabdus dicambivorans genome contains the following:
- a CDS encoding aminotransferase class III-fold pyridoxal phosphate-dependent enzyme: protein MHEERGATILKSGAGIFLTDADGHRVLDGFSGLWCVNIGYGQQSVVAAAAEQMARLPYATGYFHFSNEPAIELAAKLADRAPGDLKHVFFSQGGSDAIDSAIRLIRYYFNITGRPSKKHMIAVDRGYHGSSSIGAGITGLPAFHANFDAPEPTQHHIPAAYPYRFDGDDASLISRSVRDLQTMVETLGPDNVAAFFAEPVIGSGGVIIPPDGWYRAMAATCRDLDILFVADEVITAFGRTGPLFGSNHDDVAPDLMTLAKGLTSGYAPMGALLVSDRIYRAIADRTPSGAIIGHGQTYSGHPVSAAVGLEVLRLYEEGGIIANGRSSGEYLARALAPLRSHPLVGNLRLRGLLAGIEIVTDKRTKTRPDPSLGLPEALARIGYANGLVFRAFGDAMIGIAPPLIITTAEIDILVERLSRTLDAALEIAEVRAALDSRPR, encoded by the coding sequence ATGCACGAAGAGCGTGGCGCCACCATATTGAAATCCGGTGCGGGAATTTTCCTGACCGACGCGGATGGGCACCGGGTGCTCGACGGATTCTCCGGGCTCTGGTGCGTCAATATCGGTTACGGGCAGCAAAGCGTCGTGGCCGCGGCCGCTGAACAGATGGCCCGGCTGCCCTACGCCACTGGCTATTTTCATTTCTCCAACGAGCCTGCCATCGAGTTGGCCGCTAAGCTGGCGGACCGCGCACCCGGCGACCTGAAGCACGTTTTCTTCAGCCAGGGCGGTTCGGATGCGATCGACAGCGCGATCCGGCTCATCCGATATTATTTCAACATCACGGGCAGACCTTCCAAAAAGCACATGATCGCGGTCGATCGCGGTTATCACGGATCGAGCAGCATCGGAGCGGGAATCACCGGCCTCCCGGCGTTCCACGCGAACTTCGATGCTCCTGAGCCGACCCAGCACCACATTCCGGCCGCTTATCCCTATCGCTTCGACGGAGACGACGCGTCACTCATCTCGCGATCGGTCCGCGATCTGCAAACCATGGTCGAGACGCTCGGACCGGATAATGTCGCAGCCTTCTTCGCCGAACCGGTTATAGGGTCGGGAGGCGTCATCATTCCACCGGATGGCTGGTACCGCGCCATGGCCGCCACATGCCGCGACCTCGATATCCTCTTCGTTGCGGATGAGGTCATCACCGCCTTCGGTCGAACGGGGCCATTGTTCGGTTCGAACCATGACGATGTCGCACCTGATCTGATGACGCTGGCAAAGGGGCTCACCTCGGGTTACGCGCCGATGGGCGCGTTGCTGGTCTCGGACCGCATCTATCGCGCTATCGCCGATCGAACGCCGTCCGGAGCGATCATCGGGCATGGCCAGACTTATTCGGGCCACCCGGTGAGCGCCGCCGTGGGGCTCGAAGTCCTGCGGCTCTACGAGGAAGGCGGGATCATCGCGAACGGACGAAGCAGCGGCGAATATCTGGCCAGGGCGCTCGCCCCATTGCGTTCGCATCCGCTCGTCGGCAATCTTCGGCTTCGCGGCCTGCTGGCCGGTATCGAGATCGTCACCGACAAGCGCACCAAGACCCGGCCCGACCCGTCGCTGGGCCTGCCTGAAGCGCTGGCCAGGATCGGCTATGCCAATGGGCTCGTCTTTCGGGCATTTGGTGATGCGATGATCGGCATCGCTCCGCCGCTGATCATCACCACCGCGGAAATCGATATTTTGGTGGAGCGCCTCTCGCGCACTCTCGATGCCGCGCTGGAGATTGCCGAGGTGCGCGCCGCGCTCGACAGCCGACCAAGGTAA
- a CDS encoding potassium transporter Kup, with protein MASGSESGHEHGGHAPREGFAALAVGAIGVVFGDIGTSPLYALKETFVGHHPLAVDQAHILGVLSLVFWTMMLIVTIKYVLVVLRADNRGEGGSLALLALIASKTEGSRWAPALVMMGVIASALFYGDAIITPAISVLSAVEGLSVVNPGFTQWVLPIAVGILIGLFVVQSKGTAKVGIVFGPIMLLYFATIAVLGLLEVAENPAIVAALNPWWAFNFFLLDPKLAFLALGSVVLSVTGAEALYADMGHFGRKPISASWLYLVFPCLMLNYLGQGSLLLSNPDAAQNPFFMLVDEAWRLPLVILATLATIIASQAVISGAYSVTRQAVQLGFLPRFHIAHTSAKAAGQIYMPSVNWLLLILVLILVLIFRNSSNLAAAYGIAVTGTMLITACMVGVLTFTVWRWNRWLAGGVTALFLLVDGAYFASNVTKIPDGGWFPLVVAAVIFTFLTTWATGRRLVRARLQEGAMPVGIFIKSTAHLQRVSGTAVYMSASPEGVPPSLLHNVKHNRVLHERNVLLTISIADVPVVEETDRTEVRPLGPDFYRITLHYGFMQEIDVPADLAAVDICGTPFKTVDVSYFLSRQTLIATEHPGMALWREKLFSWMMRNSETAMEFFKLPSNRVVELGSQVEI; from the coding sequence ATGGCGAGTGGGTCTGAATCAGGGCACGAGCACGGCGGGCATGCGCCCAGGGAGGGCTTCGCCGCGCTCGCGGTCGGCGCCATCGGCGTTGTCTTTGGCGATATCGGCACCTCTCCGCTTTATGCGCTCAAGGAAACCTTCGTCGGCCACCACCCGCTCGCCGTCGACCAAGCGCATATCCTTGGCGTCCTGAGTCTCGTCTTCTGGACGATGATGCTCATCGTCACGATCAAATATGTGCTTGTCGTGCTGCGTGCCGACAATCGCGGCGAAGGTGGCAGCCTAGCCCTCCTCGCCCTGATTGCCAGCAAGACCGAAGGGAGCCGCTGGGCACCGGCGCTGGTTATGATGGGCGTGATCGCCTCGGCACTGTTTTACGGCGACGCGATCATAACGCCCGCCATTTCGGTACTGTCCGCGGTTGAAGGGCTGTCGGTGGTCAACCCCGGCTTCACCCAATGGGTGCTGCCAATCGCTGTTGGCATCCTGATCGGCCTGTTCGTTGTCCAATCCAAGGGTACCGCGAAGGTCGGTATCGTCTTCGGCCCGATCATGCTGCTTTATTTCGCGACCATCGCGGTGCTCGGCTTGCTTGAGGTTGCCGAGAATCCCGCCATCGTCGCCGCGCTCAATCCCTGGTGGGCGTTCAACTTCTTCCTCCTCGACCCAAAACTGGCGTTTCTCGCGCTCGGCTCGGTCGTTCTGTCGGTGACGGGTGCCGAGGCGCTGTACGCCGACATGGGCCATTTCGGGCGCAAGCCGATCTCGGCGTCCTGGCTCTATCTCGTCTTCCCCTGTCTGATGCTGAACTATCTCGGGCAGGGATCGCTGTTGCTCTCCAATCCCGATGCCGCGCAAAATCCGTTCTTCATGCTGGTGGACGAAGCATGGCGGCTGCCGCTGGTGATCCTCGCGACACTGGCGACGATCATTGCGAGCCAGGCGGTGATATCCGGCGCCTATTCGGTCACCCGGCAGGCGGTCCAGCTCGGCTTCCTGCCTCGGTTCCACATCGCCCACACCAGCGCCAAGGCCGCGGGGCAAATTTACATGCCATCGGTCAACTGGCTGCTGCTGATCCTTGTCCTGATCCTGGTTCTCATCTTCCGCAACTCGAGCAACCTTGCCGCCGCCTATGGCATCGCGGTCACCGGCACGATGCTCATCACCGCCTGCATGGTCGGCGTGCTGACCTTTACCGTGTGGCGATGGAACCGTTGGCTAGCCGGCGGCGTCACCGCGCTCTTCCTGCTCGTCGATGGCGCCTATTTCGCTTCGAACGTCACCAAGATCCCCGATGGCGGCTGGTTCCCGCTCGTGGTCGCGGCGGTGATCTTCACCTTCCTCACGACCTGGGCGACCGGGCGGCGGCTCGTGCGTGCGCGCTTGCAGGAGGGAGCGATGCCGGTCGGAATCTTCATCAAATCCACGGCCCATCTTCAGCGCGTCAGCGGCACTGCCGTCTATATGTCGGCCTCCCCCGAAGGCGTGCCACCCTCGCTGCTCCACAATGTGAAGCACAACCGCGTCCTCCATGAGCGCAACGTGCTGCTCACGATCAGCATCGCGGACGTGCCTGTCGTCGAGGAAACCGATCGCACGGAAGTTCGGCCACTCGGGCCCGACTTCTATAGGATTACTCTGCACTACGGCTTCATGCAGGAGATCGACGTGCCGGCCGATCTGGCGGCAGTCGACATCTGCGGCACGCCGTTCAAGACGGTGGACGTCAGCTATTTCCTAAGCCGTCAGACACTGATCGCGACCGAGCATCCGGGGATGGCGCTGTGGCGGGAGAAGCTGTTCTCGTGGATGATGCGTAACTCGGAAACGGCGATGGAATTCTTCAAGCTTCCGAGCAATCGCGTGGTCGAATTGGGGAGCCAGGTCGAAATCTAA
- the kdpC gene encoding potassium-transporting ATPase subunit KdpC, with product MGNDFTSALRPAIVMTVLFAILLCVAYPMAVLGIGQTIFPSQANGRLVRDGDKIVGSTVIGQAFTNDRYFQTRPSAAGKGYDGLSSSGSNYGPTSQALVDRVKADVEKARGAGVNGPIPGDLVTASGSGLDPDLSPAAALAQVSRVARARGLPKAQLRSLVEASTEEPLLGLLGEPRVNVFALNRQLDQIGAKPSR from the coding sequence ATGGGCAATGATTTCACATCCGCGCTGCGGCCGGCGATCGTCATGACGGTCCTGTTCGCGATCCTGCTCTGCGTTGCCTATCCGATGGCGGTGCTCGGCATCGGACAGACGATCTTCCCGAGCCAGGCCAATGGCCGCCTCGTCCGCGATGGCGACAAGATCGTCGGATCGACCGTCATTGGCCAGGCGTTCACGAACGACCGCTATTTCCAGACCCGCCCCTCCGCGGCCGGCAAGGGCTATGACGGTCTCTCTTCGTCCGGGTCCAACTATGGCCCGACCAGCCAGGCGCTCGTCGACCGCGTCAAGGCCGACGTGGAGAAGGCGCGCGGGGCCGGTGTGAACGGCCCCATTCCGGGCGATCTCGTCACGGCCTCGGGGTCGGGGCTCGATCCTGATCTGTCGCCTGCCGCCGCTCTTGCCCAGGTGTCGCGCGTGGCCAGGGCGCGTGGCTTGCCGAAGGCGCAGCTTCGTTCCCTGGTCGAGGCGTCGACGGAGGAACCGCTGCTCGGCTTGCTCGGTGAGCCGCGGGTGAATGTCTTCGCACTCAATCGACAGCTCGATCAAATCGGCGCAAAACCGTCGCGGTGA
- a CDS encoding sensor histidine kinase, with translation MNDRDDRPDPQALLRAAAQEGRGRLKVFLGAAPGVGKTYEMLSEGMQKRKAGVDVVVGVVETHGRVETEALTRGHEILPRIDIAYQGRTLAEMDIDGILARRPALVLVDELAHTNAAGSRHPKRYQDVEELLAAGIDVYSTINIQHIESLNDVVASFTKVRVRETVPDRILETADIEVVDIPPDELIERLKEGKVYIPDEASRALNHFFSKSNLSALRELALRRAAQAVDAQMLDYVRAHALAGSFAAGERVIVAVSEQPSAQELVRAAKRLADALGAPWTALHIESPRTAQLGDEERKRLNQAMALAAQLGGATATIPAVRVVDGLISYAREARATQIVIGKSARPWWFEMRHGSVVDQLVRGLTDVAVHVLPGDQHDATVRHRRRPAGHWGKPSDYIVSLLVVALVTAAGLGLGTTLNITNIALLYLLPVMAAASLYGLRAGVFAGFASSLAYNFFFLPPTGTLTISNPENVVTIVVLLGVALVTSQFAARIRSQADLATSSARLNAALAGFSRQLTTIGNDEELMQAICAELARLFDARVCVLTASPDGPALRAAWPPEDKLDTMEHAAAQWAMDKGTATGRGSDTLTGSDWLFYPLKTSRGVVGVVGLTRDDGAMPVPADKTSLLLSLTDQSALVIERMQFEDEMRDVAQLKETDRLRAALLSSVSHDLKTPLTAILAAANMLRAERPSPLVDTVEAEAQRLNRFVANLLDMARVEAGVMRLNLESTDLTDAIASAVHDTRAALVGHEIDLAVAPGLPLVRVDPQLFHHVLINLFDNAGRYADPDSPIHVVAERTPGELVLSVMDQGPGLPVGREADVFQTFQRFEGSDRSKGGSGLGLAIVKAFAEAMGLQVRASNRTELSGARFDIIFPEQALVREIDQENVT, from the coding sequence GTGAACGACCGCGACGACCGACCCGATCCTCAGGCCCTCCTGCGCGCCGCCGCGCAGGAGGGTCGCGGCCGTCTGAAGGTGTTCCTCGGCGCGGCCCCCGGCGTCGGCAAGACCTACGAGATGCTGAGCGAGGGGATGCAGAAGCGGAAGGCGGGTGTCGATGTCGTCGTCGGTGTCGTTGAGACCCATGGCCGCGTCGAAACCGAGGCGCTGACCCGGGGGCACGAGATCCTGCCTCGGATCGACATCGCCTATCAGGGCCGCACCCTGGCCGAAATGGACATTGACGGTATCCTCGCCCGTCGGCCCGCGCTCGTCCTCGTCGACGAACTTGCCCACACCAATGCGGCGGGCTCCCGGCATCCGAAGCGCTATCAGGATGTCGAGGAGCTGCTGGCAGCCGGGATCGACGTCTATTCCACGATCAACATCCAGCATATCGAAAGCCTGAACGACGTCGTCGCCTCCTTCACCAAGGTGCGGGTGCGTGAAACGGTGCCCGACCGCATCCTCGAGACCGCCGACATCGAGGTGGTCGATATTCCGCCCGATGAACTGATCGAGCGGTTGAAGGAGGGGAAGGTCTATATCCCCGACGAAGCGAGCCGCGCGCTCAACCATTTTTTCTCCAAGTCGAACCTGTCGGCCCTGCGCGAACTCGCGCTGCGTCGCGCCGCGCAGGCCGTGGATGCGCAGATGCTCGACTATGTCCGCGCCCATGCTCTGGCGGGCAGCTTCGCTGCGGGCGAGCGGGTGATCGTCGCGGTGAGCGAGCAGCCGAGCGCGCAGGAACTGGTGCGGGCTGCCAAGCGACTTGCCGATGCGCTGGGCGCTCCATGGACCGCCTTGCACATCGAAAGTCCGCGCACAGCACAGCTTGGCGATGAGGAACGCAAGCGGCTTAATCAGGCGATGGCGCTTGCAGCACAACTGGGCGGCGCCACCGCTACCATCCCGGCGGTGCGTGTGGTCGATGGTCTGATCTCCTATGCGCGCGAGGCACGTGCGACCCAGATCGTCATCGGCAAATCGGCGCGGCCCTGGTGGTTCGAGATGCGCCACGGGTCGGTGGTCGATCAACTCGTCCGCGGGCTGACCGACGTGGCGGTGCATGTCCTGCCAGGCGACCAGCACGATGCGACGGTCCGCCATCGGCGACGACCGGCCGGACATTGGGGCAAGCCGAGCGACTATATCGTCTCGCTCCTGGTCGTCGCGCTAGTCACCGCGGCGGGATTGGGGTTGGGAACGACGCTCAATATCACGAACATCGCGCTGCTCTATCTTTTGCCGGTGATGGCGGCTGCCAGCCTCTATGGCCTCCGCGCCGGCGTGTTCGCCGGTTTCGCGTCCTCGCTCGCCTATAATTTCTTCTTCTTGCCGCCCACGGGCACGCTGACGATCAGCAATCCTGAAAATGTCGTCACCATCGTCGTCCTCCTTGGCGTCGCGCTGGTGACCAGCCAATTCGCGGCGCGGATAAGGTCCCAGGCCGACCTTGCAACCTCCAGCGCACGGCTCAATGCCGCCCTTGCGGGCTTCTCCCGACAACTGACGACGATCGGCAATGACGAGGAACTCATGCAGGCGATCTGCGCCGAGCTAGCGCGATTGTTCGATGCGCGGGTCTGCGTGCTGACCGCCTCCCCCGATGGTCCCGCCCTGCGAGCCGCCTGGCCGCCCGAGGACAAGCTCGACACGATGGAACATGCCGCCGCGCAATGGGCGATGGACAAGGGGACCGCGACCGGGCGGGGCTCCGATACGTTGACCGGCTCGGATTGGCTTTTTTATCCGCTGAAGACGTCGCGCGGGGTGGTCGGCGTCGTTGGGTTGACGCGCGATGATGGCGCAATGCCGGTCCCGGCCGACAAGACCTCGCTGCTCCTCAGCCTGACCGACCAGTCGGCGCTGGTGATCGAGCGTATGCAGTTCGAGGACGAGATGCGCGATGTCGCCCAACTGAAGGAAACGGACCGGCTGCGAGCCGCGCTTCTGTCCTCGGTAAGTCACGATCTCAAGACGCCGTTGACCGCTATCCTCGCGGCGGCGAACATGCTGCGCGCCGAGCGGCCATCCCCCCTGGTCGATACCGTCGAGGCAGAGGCGCAGCGGCTCAACAGATTTGTCGCTAATCTGCTCGACATGGCCCGGGTCGAGGCGGGGGTGATGCGCCTCAATCTTGAATCGACCGACCTGACCGACGCGATTGCCAGCGCCGTTCACGATACCCGCGCCGCGCTCGTCGGTCACGAGATTGACTTGGCCGTGGCACCGGGCCTGCCGCTGGTCCGTGTCGATCCACAGCTCTTCCATCATGTGTTGATCAACCTGTTCGACAATGCCGGGCGCTATGCCGATCCGGATAGCCCGATCCATGTCGTGGCTGAGCGTACGCCCGGCGAACTCGTCTTGTCTGTGATGGACCAGGGGCCTGGCCTCCCTGTCGGACGGGAAGCTGATGTTTTCCAGACCTTCCAGCGCTTCGAGGGGTCGGATCGATCGAAGGGGGGCAGCGGGCTCGGCCTTGCCATCGTCAAGGCGTTCGCCGAGGCGATGGGCCTGCAGGTCAGGGCGTCCAACCGCACCGAATTGTCCGGCGCCCGGTTTGATATCATCTTTCCCGAACAAGCGCTTGTCCGCGAGATCGATCAGGAGAATGTTACTTGA
- the kdpB gene encoding potassium-transporting ATPase subunit KdpB, with translation MSKTATKSASMFTPELLGPAVGDAFRKLNPKELIRNPVMFTTAVVALLLTVLLVVGHDGLTTGFKLQLVIWLWLTVLFGTFAEALAEGRGKAQAASLRATKAELTATREDGSKVAASQLHAGDVVVVTTGELIPADGEVIVGVASVNEAAITGESAPVIREAGGDRSAVTAGTRVISDEIKVRVTAEPGQGFLDRMIALVEGAERQKTPNEIALTILLVGLTIIFLIAVGTIPGFASYAGGSIPVAILAALLITLIPTTIAALLSAIGIAGMDRLVRFNVLAKSGRAVEAAGDIDTLLLDKTGTITIGDRQATEFRPVGGVSVGELAEAALLASLADETPEGRSIVILAREKFGVTKAELPKGSEIIPFTAQTRISGVRAEGSVIQKGAVDSIFRANPGTGEGPVATELRRVSDDIARAGMTPLAVSRDGRLLGTVALKDIVKAGIRERFGELRKMGIRTVMITGDNPLTAASIAAEAGVDDFLAQATPEDKLELIRKEQAGGKLVAMCGDGTNDAPALAQADVGVAMNTGTQAAREAGNMVDLDSDPTKLIEVVGLGKQLLMTRGALTTFSVANDVAKYFAIIPAMFIVLYPDLGVLNVMGLGTPQSAILSAIIFNALIIPLLVPLALKGVTYRPIGAGPLLARNLAIYGLGGLIAPFIGIKLIDLAVNGLGLA, from the coding sequence ATGAGCAAAACCGCAACCAAATCCGCATCGATGTTCACGCCCGAGCTGCTCGGGCCGGCGGTGGGCGACGCCTTCCGCAAGCTCAACCCGAAGGAACTGATCCGCAATCCGGTGATGTTCACGACGGCGGTCGTCGCCTTGCTGCTGACCGTGCTGCTGGTGGTCGGCCATGACGGGCTTACCACGGGCTTCAAGCTCCAGCTGGTTATCTGGCTGTGGCTGACGGTCCTGTTCGGCACCTTTGCCGAAGCGCTGGCCGAGGGACGCGGCAAGGCGCAAGCCGCCTCGCTGCGTGCCACCAAGGCGGAACTGACCGCCACCAGGGAAGACGGCAGCAAGGTCGCCGCAAGCCAGCTTCACGCCGGCGATGTGGTGGTGGTCACCACCGGCGAACTGATCCCCGCCGACGGCGAGGTTATCGTCGGCGTCGCCTCGGTCAACGAAGCGGCGATCACCGGCGAGAGCGCACCCGTGATCCGCGAAGCGGGCGGTGACCGCTCGGCGGTGACCGCGGGCACGCGGGTGATCTCCGACGAGATCAAGGTTCGCGTCACCGCCGAGCCGGGCCAGGGCTTCCTCGATCGCATGATCGCGCTCGTCGAAGGCGCCGAGCGGCAGAAGACCCCGAACGAGATCGCGCTGACGATTCTCCTCGTCGGTCTCACGATCATCTTCCTGATCGCGGTCGGCACGATCCCCGGCTTCGCCAGCTATGCGGGCGGCAGCATTCCCGTTGCTATCTTGGCGGCCCTGCTGATCACCCTCATCCCCACGACGATCGCGGCGCTTCTGTCGGCGATCGGTATCGCAGGCATGGACCGACTCGTTCGCTTCAACGTGCTCGCCAAGTCGGGCCGCGCGGTCGAAGCGGCGGGCGACATCGATACGCTGCTGCTCGACAAGACTGGCACGATCACGATCGGCGACCGCCAGGCGACGGAGTTCCGGCCGGTGGGCGGGGTATCAGTCGGCGAGCTGGCCGAAGCGGCCCTGCTCGCGAGCCTTGCAGACGAGACGCCCGAGGGGCGCTCGATCGTCATCCTGGCCCGCGAGAAATTCGGCGTCACCAAGGCCGAGCTTCCGAAGGGCTCGGAAATCATCCCGTTCACCGCGCAGACGCGAATCTCGGGAGTGAGGGCCGAAGGCTCGGTCATCCAGAAGGGCGCGGTCGACTCGATTTTCCGCGCGAACCCTGGCACGGGCGAAGGCCCGGTCGCAACCGAGCTGCGTCGGGTTTCCGACGACATCGCTCGCGCCGGCATGACCCCTCTCGCGGTGTCGCGGGACGGTCGGCTGCTCGGCACGGTCGCGCTGAAGGATATCGTCAAGGCCGGCATTCGCGAACGCTTCGGCGAGCTGCGCAAGATGGGGATCCGCACGGTGATGATCACCGGCGACAATCCCCTTACCGCCGCATCGATCGCGGCCGAAGCAGGGGTCGACGACTTCCTTGCCCAGGCGACGCCCGAAGACAAGCTGGAGCTGATCCGCAAGGAGCAGGCAGGCGGCAAACTCGTCGCGATGTGCGGCGATGGGACGAACGACGCTCCGGCGCTGGCTCAGGCCGATGTCGGCGTCGCGATGAACACCGGCACCCAGGCCGCGCGCGAGGCCGGCAACATGGTCGATCTCGACAGCGATCCGACCAAGCTGATCGAGGTGGTCGGCCTCGGCAAGCAGCTGCTGATGACGCGGGGCGCGCTTACGACCTTTTCGGTCGCCAACGACGTCGCCAAATATTTCGCGATCATCCCGGCGATGTTCATCGTGCTCTATCCCGATCTCGGGGTGCTCAATGTGATGGGGCTGGGGACGCCGCAATCGGCGATCCTCTCGGCGATCATCTTCAACGCGCTGATCATCCCGCTGTTGGTGCCGCTCGCGCTCAAGGGCGTGACCTATCGCCCGATCGGCGCCGGGCCGCTGCTCGCCCGCAATCTCGCCATCTACGGCCTTGGCGGCCTGATCGCGCCGTTCATCGGCATCAAGCTGATCGATCTGGCCGTCAACGGCCTCGGCCTCGCATAG
- a CDS encoding response regulator has translation MSRAKVLIVDDEPHIRRLLRTTLERTDYEVVEAGSAREGLERLGSAHPDIVLLDLGLPDRDGLELVPIIRQRSKATLLVVSAREATDQKVAALDLGADDYVTKPFDTEELLARMRAAFRNRKSADGAQLRVVIGSLEIDLLNRVIRRDGEELHLTPKEFGVLAELARFPGRVITHDQILKSVWPNEYERHVEYLRVVIRNLRQKVEADLSRPRIIVNELGVGYRLLGADG, from the coding sequence TTGAGCCGCGCGAAAGTCCTCATCGTCGATGATGAGCCCCATATCCGGCGTCTGCTGCGCACGACCTTGGAACGCACCGACTATGAGGTGGTGGAAGCCGGCAGCGCACGCGAGGGGCTCGAGCGGCTCGGCAGCGCGCATCCCGATATCGTGCTGCTTGATCTGGGGCTTCCCGATCGCGATGGCTTGGAGCTGGTGCCGATAATCCGCCAGCGGTCGAAGGCGACCTTGCTGGTCGTGTCGGCGCGCGAAGCCACCGACCAGAAGGTGGCCGCGCTCGATCTCGGCGCGGACGACTATGTTACGAAGCCGTTCGATACGGAGGAATTGCTTGCCCGGATGCGCGCCGCTTTCCGGAATCGCAAGAGCGCCGACGGTGCCCAACTAAGGGTGGTGATCGGCAGTCTGGAGATCGACCTGCTCAACCGGGTAATCCGGCGCGATGGCGAGGAACTGCACCTGACGCCCAAGGAATTCGGCGTCCTGGCCGAGCTTGCCCGTTTTCCCGGACGGGTGATCACCCATGACCAGATCCTCAAGAGCGTCTGGCCCAATGAATATGAGCGGCATGTCGAATATCTGCGCGTTGTGATCCGCAACCTGCGCCAGAAGGTCGAGGCCGACCTGAGCCGGCCTCGCATCATCGTCAACGAGTTGGGCGTCGGCTATCGATTGTTGGGGGCCGACGGCTGA
- a CDS encoding TonB-dependent receptor: MDSVSLIAGSVLMRPAVTGQGVELGRVGEIPLNQPVRVLRANGEWRPSFLPGFSVDGAIANFGRRSASRENTMFVPSYTLVDLGVRYRFKIGDALATLRFQVANVTNTFSWNIVDSNSYGLADKWRMLLFLAADF, encoded by the coding sequence GTGGACAGCGTCAGCCTCATCGCAGGCTCGGTGCTGATGCGGCCGGCCGTCACTGGGCAGGGCGTCGAATTGGGGCGCGTCGGCGAGATCCCGCTCAATCAACCGGTACGCGTGCTGCGCGCCAATGGTGAGTGGCGCCCCAGCTTTCTGCCCGGCTTTTCAGTCGACGGCGCAATCGCCAACTTCGGCCGGCGCTCCGCCTCGCGTGAGAACACGATGTTCGTGCCGAGCTATACGCTGGTCGATCTGGGTGTCCGCTATCGCTTCAAGATCGGGGATGCTTTGGCAACCCTACGGTTCCAGGTCGCCAATGTGACGAACACGTTTTCGTGGAACATTGTCGATAGCAACAGCTACGGCCTTGCGGACAAGTGGCGGATGCTCCTTTTTCTGGCTGCCGATTTCTAG